The genomic DNA GCGGCTTCGGACGAGCGCGCCGCGCGCAGCATCCAGCTGATATCGGGATCGCTGCCGACGATATGCCGCACCAGGGCGCGGCCGATGCCGTGCCGGCGGTGGCCGGGCGCCACCACCACCATCGACAGGAAACCGTCGCAGACGTCGTCGCATAGCGCGCGGGCAAAGCCGACCACCTCGCCTTTCTCGACCGCCACGGCCACGCGCTGCGAATTGGCCACCAGCCGCGCGAACTTGTCGGGCCCGCCCACCCGGTGAGCCCAGCCATTGGCGATCAGTAGTTGTCTGGCTGCCTCGAGGTCGTCGGGCAACAGGTTACGGATTTCCATCGGCGGCTCTCCCAGCAAAGCATGTACGGCCCCTCGCCGCCCCTTGCCACCAGGGACGCCGCGAGTCGAGAACGGCACGGCAAGCCGTGCTGCGCAATTGGCGGAGTGTAGCGAGCGTGCGCGGGCGCGTCAATTTGGCGCCTGGCTCCGGCCGTTGCTCGCGGGGTCGCCCACGGGGTCGCTCACGGCGACGCTCCGGCGCGGTATCATGGCCTCCATGAACGCCCCCGTCTTCTCCTCCGCGCATCCGGCCGACCAGCTCGCCGAGTTCACCGACGCGGATGCGGCGGTTGCCCGCATCCGCGAAATCTACGATGCATCGGTCGGCGCCGTGCGCGCGCGCTTCGATGCCTTCGCCGGCGGCAAGCCGCTGCCCTCTGCCGCGCATGCGTGCTATCCCTACCTGGGGATCTCGGTCAACATCGAGACCATGGTCACCGACAGCCGGCCCTCATGGGGCACCGTGGCATACCCCGGCGTATACGGCACCACGGTGACGCGCCCCGACCTGCTGGCCGACTATTACCGCGACCAGATCGAGCGGCTGATGCGCTATCACCGCGTGCCGGTGGTGGTGGGCCTGAGCCGGCGACCGATCCCGCTGCCGTTCGTGATCGAGGCCTCCACCACCGACATCAGCTACACCCAGGCGCGCGAGCTGGAAGCCTCGTTCGTGCTGCCCGAGCTGAACCGCATCGACGACGGCATTGCCAACGGCACCTATGAGCCGGTGCCGGGCGAAGCCTGGCCGCTGTCGCTGTTCCCCGCCGAGCGCGTGGACCTGGCGCTGCAGCGGCTCTATCACTACACCGGCACGGCGCCGCAGCACTTTCAGCGCTTTGTGCTGTTCACCAACTACCAGCGCTATGTCGACGAGTTCGTCGCGCTGGGGCGCGCGCTGATGGGCGACGGCGACGGCGGCGGCTACACCCGTTTCGTCGAGCCCGGCGACGTGGTGCAGGACCTGGGCGCGGCCGAACCCGACGACGCCACGCGCCCGCGCGCGCTGCCGCAGATGCCGGCCTACCACCTGGTGCGCGGCGACAAGCTGGGCGTGACACTGGTCAACATCGGCGTGGGGCCGTCCAACGCCAAGACCATGACCGACCACCTCGCCGTGCTGCGCCCGCACTGCTGGCTGATGGTGGGCCACTGCGGCGGCCTGCGCCGCTCGCAGCAGCTCGGCGACTACGTGCTGGCGCACGCCTACGTGCGCGACGACCACGTGCTCGACCACGACCTGCCGCCGTGGGTGCCGGTGCCGCCCATTGCCGAGATCCAGGTGGCGCTGCAGGAAGCCGTGGCGCGCGTGACCGGGCTGTCCGGCAACGAGATGAAGACCCGCATGCGCACCGGCACGGTAGTATCGACCGACGACCGCAACTGGGAACTGAAGTCCAAGGCGCTGTACGCGCGCTTCAACCAGTCGCGTGCGATCGCCATCGACATGGAAAGCGCGGCGGTGGCCGCCAACGGCTTCCGGCTGCGCGTACCGTATGGCACGCTGCTGTGCGTATCGGACAAGCCGCTGCATGGCGAACTCAAGCTGCGCGGCATGGCCAACGCGTTCTATCGCCAGCGCGTCAGCCAGCACATGACCATCGGCCTGGAAGCGATCCGCATCCTGCGCGAGAACGGCGTCGAGCAGCTGCATTCGCGCAAGCTGCGCAGCTTTGACGAGCCGGCGTTCCGGTAGGGATGGCAGCTTCACTGGCATGTCTTGCAGCAAAAAGAAAAACGGCGCCACCAGGCGCCGTTTCTATTGGCAGGAAGCCGCCACTCAGAACCGATACCCAACCCCAAAGCTGAACAGCCACGGATCCAGGCTGACCTTGGAAACCTTGACGTCCCCCGCCTTCACGTCGCTCGACAGCCAGATCTTCTTGATGTCGGCGTTCAGGAACCAGTTCTTGGTCAGCTTGTAGTCCATGCCGATCTGCAGCGCCGGGCCCACGCTCCAGCCATCCAGCTGCAGCGAGTTGTTGGCGAGGTTCTCGCCCCAGATGCGGGTGAAGTTCAGGCCCGCGCCGATATACGGGCGGAAGGTGCCGTTGGGAATGAAGTGGTACTGCATCAGCAGCGTCGGCGGCAGGTGCTTGAAGGTGCCGATCTTGTTGCCGTCGAGGTAGACGTTCTGCTTCTGCGGCACCGTCAGCACCAGTTCCGCGGCAATGTTCGGCGTGAAGAAGTAGGTGACGTCGAGTTCGGGTATCCACTTGTTGTTGACCGTGATGCGGTCCGACGGGCCGGCGCCGCCGACGGGATCGGAGCTGTTGGCCATGTCGAGGTAGGTGCCGCGCAGCCGCACCATCCAGTTGCCCTGGGCGTCGTCCGCGGCGGCCGCGGGCGTGGCGAAGGCGCCGAGCATGGCGCAGGCGGCGATGGCCGAACAGGTGGCGGTGCGAAGAGACAGTGTTTTCATGAGGTCTGCTTGGTTTGTTATCGAAGCCGGGCCCAGTGTGGCCGAGGGGGCTGGCCGGGGCCTTGACACAAAACAAGCGGAACCAAATGGTGCGCGCGGCGTCGCCATCGCGCTACAACGCTTCACGAGCGACGCGTCCTCGGACATCGCTTCTAACCACATGCGAAATGATTCGTAGCGCAGCCCGATGCTGCCGCTTACGCTGTGCGAAAGATCCGAGCACGCGCAACGCGTGTCCGCATCCGCACCAGGCATGTCGTGGGCGTCCGCAAGGGCGTCTTTCCGGGTGTGCCCCGTGGGGGCGGGGCACACCGGTTTTCTTGCGAAACGCTACACGTCAGCCATCAGGCCACGGCGGCGCTGGCGGTGGTGTGAGCGCCGGCAGCACGGCCCGCCTGCAGGTGCCGGTTCACGCCCGACAGCACCGCACGCAACGAAGCCGTGACGAGGTTGGCGTCGATGCCCGCGCCGAACCCGGTCGGTGAGTCGCCCACGCGGACTTCGACGTAGCACGCTGCGCGCGCATCGGCGCCGGCGCTCAGCGCATGCTCGTGGTAGTCCATCACGCGTACCGGCAGGTCCAGCGCATCGATGAAGGCGTCGATGGGGCCGTTGCCGCTGCCGCGCACGCTGCAGGGTCGGCCGTCGCGCTCGATCTGCACCGTGATCACGGTGGCGCCGCTACTGTCGCTTGCCAGCTGGTGCGAGACATAGCGCAGCGGCGCCTCGCGCGCCAGGTACTCGCGCTGGAACAGGCCATGGAGGTCGTCCGCGCTCGCTTCCATCCCGCTGTCGTCGGTCATGGCCTGCACCGCGCGGCTGAACTCGATCTGCAGGCGGCGCGGCAGGTAGAGGCCATGCACCTGTTCCAGCAGGTAAGCCATGCCGCCCTTGCCCGACTGGCTGTTGACGCGGATCACCGCGTCGTAGCTGCGGCCGAGGTCGGCCGGGTCGATCGGCAGGTAAGGCACTTCCCAGATCGCGTCCGGCTGCTGCTGCGCAAAGCCCTTGCGGATCGCATCCTGGTGCGAGCCCGAGAACGCGGTGAACACCAGGTCGCCCACATACGGATGGCGCGGATGCACCGGCAGCTGGTTGCAGTGCTCCACGCACTGGCGCACCGCATCGATGTCGGAGAAGTCCAGTTGCGGCGCCACGCCCTGCGTATAGAGGTTCAGCGCCAGCGTCACCAGATCGACATTGCCGGTGCGCTCGCCGTTGCCGAACAGGCAGCCCTCGACGCGGTCGGCGCCCGCCATCAAAGCCAGCTCCGCCGCCGCCACCGCGGTGCCGCGGTCGTTGTGCGGGTGCACCGACAGCGCGATGTGCTCGCGCCGCGCGAGGCGGCGGTGCATCCATTCGATCTGGTCGGCGAACACGTTGGGCGTGCTGCATTCCACCGTGGTCGGCAGGTTCAGGATCATCGGGCGGCCCGGGCCCGCCTGCCACGCGGCCGACACCGCATCGCTGACTTCCAGCGAAAAATCGAGTTCGGCCAGGCTGAAGGTCTCGGGCGAATACTCGTAGGTCCACGCGGTCTCGGGCATGGCATCGGTCAGCGCCTTGATCAGGCGCGTGCCCGCTACCGCAACTGCCTTGATCTCGTCGCGCGAGGCATTGAAGACGATGCGCCGCCAGGCCGGTGCGATCGGGTTGTACAGGTGCACGGTGGCGCGAGCCGCGCCGCGCACGGATTCGACGGTGCGGCGGATCAGGTCTTCGCGCGACTGCGTCAGCACGACGATGGTGACGTCGTCGGGAATGCGCCGTTCTTCGATCAGCATGCGCACGAAGTCGAAGTCGGTCTGCGACGCGGCGGGGAACGCCACTTCGATTTCCTTCAGGCCGATCTTCACCAGCTGTTCGAAGAAGCGCAGCTTGCGCGCCGGGTTCATCGGCTCGATCAGGGCCTGGTTGCCGTCGCGCAGGTCGGTGCTCATCCAGCGCGGCGCGCGCGTGATGGTGCGGCCGGGCCAGGTGCGGTCAGGAAGGTCGACAGTGGCGGCGGGGCGGTACTTGGTGGCGGGATTGACGCGCATACGGGTTCTCCTTCCTCGCAAGGGAAGATGAAAAATGGAAAAACGGAAAAGGGTGGCGCGAGGCTGCCGAACTGCCACGGGGCCCTAGGCCCGGCAACCGATCGGTAGGCTTAGCAGTAGCGAGGAAGCGCGCGGGGCGCCGCCCGATGCCAGGTCAGCCAGCACGCGTGCGCGGGCAGCGATGCGGGACGCATCGGCAGCCTGGCGGGAGTGCTGGGGTAACGGTTCATCGTGGCTGGAGTGGGAGGGCCGCGGCCGCTCCGGAGTGGTTGCGCACGCAGCGCATGTCCCTATGACCGGGCAAGGTTAGTCGACAAGTCGCGGCCCGGTCAAGCATGGCGCGCCTGCCGTCGTGCGCGGCAGTCCGTCGTGGCCCGATCAGGGGATCGTGGAAACGGGCTGCGCCAAACGGTTGGGGGCCTGGCCGCGGCAGGTGCCTGGCGGCCCCTGTCTTCCCCCGGCCGAATGGCGATGCACTGCGCTGAATGGATGACTCGCGGCGATGTTCTGTGCGCTGCACCTCAGTCCTCTGGCTGGTATGGCGCGGCCCGCTTTGTGCCTACGCTGTTAGCGCGGGAAAAACACGACACGGGGGGAACATCATGAGACTGAGAACGTGGGCATCCTGGCTGGTGGGTTCGGCCGCGGCCTTGTTGCTGGCGGCATGCGGCGGCGGTGGCAGCAGCGCGCCTGCGGCGCCGGCTTCGGGCGGCACCACCACGCCGCTGACCTATACCGCGAAGATGAGCGTGACCTCGGGCGAGGTCGGTGTCGGCCGCACGCTGACTATCAGCGCGCTGGCCGTGGACAGTAACGGCGTCGACGTATCGGGCAACGCCACCTTTGACTGGACCAGCACCGACAGCGCCGTCGCCACCGTGGCGCCGGGCGCCGGCACGCCGGGCAGCGCCGTGGTCCGGGGCGTGGCGCCGGGCACCACCACCGTGCAGGTGGTGGCCACGGTCCGGGGCGCCGACAACACCACCGTGCAACTGCCCGCGCAATCGGCCACCATCACCGTGGTGCCGGCATCGGCGCTGAGCTACACGCTGTCGATGCCCGCCACCAGCCTGTCGATGAGCGATGGCCAGGAGTTGCCGGTCAAGGTGACGCTGCTCGACAGCAACGGCAGCGACGTGTCGGCCAGCGTCTCCAACTGGGCCTGGTCCAGCAGCGGCACCGCGGTCCAGGTCACGGCCAGCCAGAACAGCGCCACGCTGAAGGCAAGCAACGGCTCACCCACGACCGCGGCCACGGCCAGTGTCTCGGTGTCGGTGACCGCGCCGGACGGACATGCCCTTGCCGGCGTCATCGCGGTGACGGTGCAGAAGAACGGCGCCGCGGCCTATCGCGTGGTGACCACCAAGGGCGGGCGCGAGGTCAACGCGCTGCAGGTGTTCAGCAATCGTCCCGACACCTTCACCGCGCGCGTGCTGCGCCACGACGGCGAGGACGTAACCGCGGACTTCGACGGGACCTGGGGCTACACGGGCACTTCGGCGACGCTGTCGGCAACGGAAGCGGCGGGTACGCATGACGCCACGGTGCGCACCAGCCTGGCCGGCGACACCGGTCCGGTGCAGGGCAGCCTGACCGTGACCGCGGTCAGCAGCAAGCTCGGCGAGCGCCGCAGCGCCACCCTGACGGTGACGGAGAATCCGCTGTGGGCACTGGTGGGCGACAACCAGGATCCGATCACGCTGCTGCTGCTGGCGCCGATGCCGACCGAGGTCACCGCGCGCATGAAGCACCTGGGCGAGGATGCGCAGTTCACCGCGTGCAAGGACTGGGGATGGTCCAGCACCGGGCCGGTATCGCTGAGCCCGAGCATGGTGATGCTGCCCAACCAGGTGCGCGCCAGCGGCACCGGGCCGGGCGACTTCACCATCACCGCGAGCTGCAGCGCGGTCGCCGACAATACGCCGCTGAAGCTGGTGTTCTACGGTACGGTCAGGTAAGCGCGGGCATCCCGCAGCTGGCGAGACGCCCTCCGGACGGAGGGCGTTTTGCTTTGCGCGTTTTGCTTTGCTGGGACACAGACGGGCTGCCGGTTTGCTCCCCTCTCCCGCTTGCGGGAGAGGGGCCGGGGGAGAGGGCCGGCGTTGGCAAGAGCGAAGGCCTTGACTTCGCCGATGCATCGGCCCTCTCCCGCAACGGGAGAGGGAGTGCGCCTGCGGTGTGCCCGGGATGAGTGGTAAGGGTGAAAGCGTACCCGATTCTGCGTGGCCGTTTTCGGCACCTCCGCGCATGCACGACAGGCGCGGCGTGCAAAGCGTACCCAATTCTGCGTGCATGGGAACCAGCCTGGCAAAGGGCCGGATCGACCGGCACAAGGCCCAAGCCGCCGCGCGCAAGCACGCACGGATGCGCCCCATGCGCCGCTCGCCGCGCTGTGCGGCAGCAGCGGGCGTACCCGTTTCTGCGTAAATGATGAGGGAGGAAAAGCGCGCGGTTCAGCGCTTGCGCACGAAGCGCACGACCTGCTCGGCAGGCTTGTCCGGATTGGCGGGAGTGCTGGTATTGGCGCCGCAGGTGTTGCAGCCGCCGTCGTCGCAGCCGCTGGCGCAGCCTGCTACGGACTGCGGCGCCAGCCAGCGTGCCAGGCGGCCGCGCCAGCCGG from Cupriavidus taiwanensis includes the following:
- a CDS encoding GNAT family N-acetyltransferase; the protein is MEIRNLLPDDLEAARQLLIANGWAHRVGGPDKFARLVANSQRVAVAVEKGEVVGFARALCDDVCDGFLSMVVVAPGHRRHGIGRALVRHIVGSDPDISWMLRAARSSEAAFFGQLGFTPSMVAMERRRP
- a CDS encoding AMP nucleosidase gives rise to the protein MASMNAPVFSSAHPADQLAEFTDADAAVARIREIYDASVGAVRARFDAFAGGKPLPSAAHACYPYLGISVNIETMVTDSRPSWGTVAYPGVYGTTVTRPDLLADYYRDQIERLMRYHRVPVVVGLSRRPIPLPFVIEASTTDISYTQARELEASFVLPELNRIDDGIANGTYEPVPGEAWPLSLFPAERVDLALQRLYHYTGTAPQHFQRFVLFTNYQRYVDEFVALGRALMGDGDGGGYTRFVEPGDVVQDLGAAEPDDATRPRALPQMPAYHLVRGDKLGVTLVNIGVGPSNAKTMTDHLAVLRPHCWLMVGHCGGLRRSQQLGDYVLAHAYVRDDHVLDHDLPPWVPVPPIAEIQVALQEAVARVTGLSGNEMKTRMRTGTVVSTDDRNWELKSKALYARFNQSRAIAIDMESAAVAANGFRLRVPYGTLLCVSDKPLHGELKLRGMANAFYRQRVSQHMTIGLEAIRILRENGVEQLHSRKLRSFDEPAFR
- a CDS encoding OmpW/AlkL family protein, producing the protein MKTLSLRTATCSAIAACAMLGAFATPAAAADDAQGNWMVRLRGTYLDMANSSDPVGGAGPSDRITVNNKWIPELDVTYFFTPNIAAELVLTVPQKQNVYLDGNKIGTFKHLPPTLLMQYHFIPNGTFRPYIGAGLNFTRIWGENLANNSLQLDGWSVGPALQIGMDYKLTKNWFLNADIKKIWLSSDVKAGDVKVSKVSLDPWLFSFGVGYRF
- the leuA gene encoding 2-isopropylmalate synthase encodes the protein MRVNPATKYRPAATVDLPDRTWPGRTITRAPRWMSTDLRDGNQALIEPMNPARKLRFFEQLVKIGLKEIEVAFPAASQTDFDFVRMLIEERRIPDDVTIVVLTQSREDLIRRTVESVRGAARATVHLYNPIAPAWRRIVFNASRDEIKAVAVAGTRLIKALTDAMPETAWTYEYSPETFSLAELDFSLEVSDAVSAAWQAGPGRPMILNLPTTVECSTPNVFADQIEWMHRRLARREHIALSVHPHNDRGTAVAAAELALMAGADRVEGCLFGNGERTGNVDLVTLALNLYTQGVAPQLDFSDIDAVRQCVEHCNQLPVHPRHPYVGDLVFTAFSGSHQDAIRKGFAQQQPDAIWEVPYLPIDPADLGRSYDAVIRVNSQSGKGGMAYLLEQVHGLYLPRRLQIEFSRAVQAMTDDSGMEASADDLHGLFQREYLAREAPLRYVSHQLASDSSGATVITVQIERDGRPCSVRGSGNGPIDAFIDALDLPVRVMDYHEHALSAGADARAACYVEVRVGDSPTGFGAGIDANLVTASLRAVLSGVNRHLQAGRAAGAHTTASAAVA
- a CDS encoding DUF6587 family protein; this translates as MSLYHAIETLLVPLIVLACAVSVVARYAPRTRERVKAALAARLGGAGAAGWRGRLARWLAPQSVAGCASGCDDGGCNTCGANTSTPANPDKPAEQVVRFVRKR